Proteins encoded within one genomic window of Streptomyces sp. NBC_01314:
- a CDS encoding thioesterase II family protein, translating to MSDHSPDLVVETPWIWRARRPRARLRLICFPHAGAGAGAYGEWARLLPSEIELAAVQLPGRQNRIAEDPVTEVGPLVKVLTQALRPVLDGDFAFFGHSGGAALAYEVAKALREKGGPRPSQLFLSAQPAPGTVGRVPVMHTLSDEELGAEVVRLGGIEPEIAEDEEVMEGLLPTLRADFSLWERHQVRPGAALDTPITVLSGDADPRAPKDTLYGWAAHTTGAFRTRFYPGGHFYFLDDPTELVAYIGQALGSQSLGGQALGGRSHGSQTHAGTSSPATELAGSAR from the coding sequence ATGAGTGATCACAGTCCCGATCTCGTGGTCGAGACCCCCTGGATATGGCGGGCCCGGCGGCCCCGGGCCCGGCTGCGGCTCATCTGCTTTCCGCATGCGGGGGCCGGGGCCGGGGCCTACGGCGAGTGGGCCCGGCTGTTGCCGTCGGAGATCGAGCTGGCCGCCGTCCAGTTGCCGGGGCGGCAGAACCGGATCGCGGAGGACCCGGTGACCGAGGTGGGGCCGCTGGTGAAGGTGCTGACGCAGGCGCTGCGGCCGGTGCTGGACGGGGACTTCGCCTTCTTCGGGCACTCGGGGGGCGCGGCACTGGCGTACGAGGTGGCCAAGGCGCTGCGGGAGAAGGGCGGGCCCCGGCCCAGCCAGCTGTTCCTGTCGGCGCAGCCCGCGCCCGGCACCGTCGGCCGGGTTCCGGTGATGCACACCCTCTCCGACGAGGAACTCGGTGCCGAGGTCGTGCGCCTGGGCGGGATCGAGCCCGAGATCGCCGAGGACGAGGAGGTCATGGAGGGGCTGTTGCCCACGCTGCGGGCCGACTTCTCGCTGTGGGAGCGGCACCAGGTGCGTCCGGGGGCGGCACTGGACACCCCCATCACCGTGCTCAGCGGTGACGCGGACCCCAGGGCGCCGAAGGACACCCTCTACGGGTGGGCCGCGCACACCACCGGTGCCTTCCGCACCCGGTTCTACCCGGGCGGCCACTTCTACTTCCTCGACGATCCGACCGAGTTGGTCGCCTACATCGGCCAGGCGCTCGGCAGTCAATCCCTCGGTGGCCAGGCCCTCGGCGGCCGGTCCCACGGCAGCCAGACCCACGCCGGCACGTCCAGCCCGGCGACCGAACTCGCGGGGAGCGCGCGATGA
- a CDS encoding ScbR family autoregulator-binding transcription factor, which translates to MLKQERALRTRHSLVRSAAEVFERHGYAQAKLADISAGAAVTPGALHFHFANKAAVAVTVQAAAAESLRRAAHVATRRPGLDPLQRLTDASHALADRLRRDVVARAGSRLSDDEACRTHLDLDLSREWGTCVHRLLTEAKREGLLADGVSRADAIASLVAATTGLEVLGRTDPEWLSRPALTRFWELVLPRLATPEALATLSPGGTRWTGPGTPAPRL; encoded by the coding sequence GTGCTGAAGCAGGAACGCGCCCTGCGCACCCGCCACTCGCTCGTCCGCTCGGCGGCGGAGGTCTTCGAGCGGCACGGGTACGCACAGGCGAAACTGGCGGACATCAGCGCGGGCGCGGCGGTCACCCCCGGCGCCCTGCACTTCCACTTCGCCAACAAGGCGGCCGTGGCCGTGACGGTCCAGGCGGCGGCCGCCGAAAGTCTGCGCCGGGCGGCCCACGTGGCGACCCGGCGCCCCGGACTCGACCCCCTGCAACGCCTGACCGACGCCTCGCACGCCCTGGCCGACCGGTTGCGCCGCGACGTGGTGGCCCGGGCCGGCTCGCGACTGAGCGACGACGAGGCGTGCCGTACCCATCTGGACCTGGACCTGAGCCGCGAGTGGGGGACTTGCGTGCACCGACTGCTCACGGAGGCGAAGCGGGAGGGGCTCCTCGCCGACGGTGTCTCCCGCGCCGACGCCATCGCCTCCCTCGTCGCGGCCACCACCGGCCTCGAAGTGCTCGGCCGCACCGACCCCGAGTGGCTCTCCCGCCCCGCCCTCACCCGCTTCTGGGAACTCGTCCTCCCCCGCCTGGCCACACCCGAGGCCCTCGCAACCCTGTCACCGGGCGGCACACGGTGGACCGGCCCGGGAACACCCGCGCCGAGGCTCTGA
- a CDS encoding SDR family NAD(P)-dependent oxidoreductase yields the protein MTHIPDPTPTPTPDPTPGLDPTVAARLAAATRAVPGVRDAAVVVRQGARTVDGDGGGMPAASAEPTGAESVPAGVPSVDRPSSETFGGELRIPDGAPMTLQEGLRQAAELAPEQGTLYLRKGSEPDLQTYAELLVEAERVLAGLRAAGLTPGDAALFQFEDHRAYMTAFWACVLGGFVPTPVAVATTYGSHNETNRKLYNAWRLLDRPVLLTDRATAPALAALHGLWEEPDLRILRVDELTGHERDSDWYATTPDSPVINLLTSGSTGVPKCVRHTNASVAAREWAVIQARGYTGEDVSLIWMPLDHVTMVYYNVRDMFLRCRHVNGRIDDVLGDPLLWLDWIDRYGVTNTWAPNFAYNLVNECAEEIGRRGWDLSRMREFVNAGEPVVAATSHRFLELLAPHGLRADAMVPCWGMSETCSGVTYTRQSRDDRELGTAVVSQASLDGDLVYRTSGRKGADAVAFTEVGGPVPGVTIRVVDDQGRTLPRDRVGELQIRGVTMLRHYHGNAEANREAFTEDGWFRTGDLAFVRDGSLVIAGRKKDQIIVRGANFVAHELESVVEQVEGVRVTFSAAAGVREPGEGSDRLVIFFVPTRWDAETLARTFQDVRAALVREAGIAPDVVVPVTDAEFPKTASGKIQRAALVADLRAGRFADRIADEEDTEESGTWFFRRQWSRLPAAQAPADSGSSRLVFSADCGTRVVFAEEGQLAALGLDDEPAVVVGRGRSFAEVDLDRYRVAPGDPEDLRRVLTDVTAHYGPIDSVVFAWPLDGKDAEPAARLTALSTQLAALTGVLDEFGAPLLLVLTEGAVHVRPGDRVDLGVCALPGLVRTAAAENPLITVRQLDLPADRAQWPRAVRTELADPTHAGVVAAREGLRWQPRLRAVHEETEARAVPPLVAGGLYLVTGGLGGIASDLAGYLLAAYGARLLLVGRSPAEGDRAARLKDLTELGEVTYRQADITDRQQLESVVAAAEQRWGRPLDGVLHLAAADVSEQWKNLERHTLARESEDGFRAQYAAKVAGSLALADVLESRPEASLVLFGSVNGEFGGHSFGAYSAANAFLVGFADHWHHERGRDVRCLAWSMWDDIGMSQGRSTAPARLRGFRAIDAERGLRCFLTATALPYPYQLIGLDARNPVIVGELAPDELSVREVLVAYTSDGADPAAVHAALAPALAELPVPVRLMEVTRIPKDGSGAIDTTQLLLDMAPRRAALGRRRHTAPEGELEQRIAAIWSDVLGQKTVGRDESFFDLGGNSLRATRLLARVGSELAVRLSTHELYESPTVEGMAARVAAGAPTAAGAGQ from the coding sequence ATGACCCACATACCCGACCCCACCCCCACCCCCACCCCCGACCCCACCCCCGGCCTCGACCCCACCGTCGCCGCCCGCCTCGCCGCCGCGACCCGAGCGGTACCGGGGGTTCGCGACGCGGCCGTCGTCGTACGACAGGGGGCGCGAACCGTCGACGGTGACGGGGGCGGCATGCCGGCGGCGTCCGCCGAGCCCACCGGCGCCGAGTCCGTCCCGGCCGGTGTGCCGTCCGTCGACCGGCCCTCCTCCGAGACCTTCGGCGGCGAGTTGCGCATCCCGGACGGGGCGCCCATGACCCTGCAGGAAGGGTTGCGCCAGGCCGCCGAACTCGCTCCCGAGCAGGGGACCCTGTATCTGCGCAAGGGCAGCGAGCCCGACCTGCAGACGTACGCCGAGCTGCTCGTGGAGGCCGAGCGGGTCCTCGCCGGGCTCCGGGCCGCGGGGCTCACCCCCGGTGACGCGGCGCTCTTCCAGTTCGAGGACCACCGGGCGTACATGACCGCCTTCTGGGCCTGTGTGCTCGGCGGGTTCGTCCCGACACCGGTGGCCGTGGCGACGACGTACGGGAGCCACAACGAGACGAACCGCAAGCTGTACAACGCGTGGCGGCTGCTCGACCGGCCGGTACTCCTCACGGACCGGGCCACCGCGCCGGCGCTCGCCGCGCTGCACGGGCTGTGGGAGGAGCCGGACCTCAGGATCCTCCGGGTCGACGAACTGACCGGCCACGAGCGGGACTCCGACTGGTACGCGACCACCCCGGACTCCCCGGTGATCAACCTCCTCACCTCGGGCAGCACCGGCGTCCCCAAGTGCGTGCGGCACACCAACGCCTCCGTCGCCGCGCGGGAGTGGGCGGTGATCCAGGCGCGGGGCTACACCGGCGAGGACGTCAGCCTCATCTGGATGCCGCTCGACCACGTGACGATGGTCTATTACAACGTCCGCGACATGTTCCTGCGGTGCCGCCATGTCAACGGACGCATCGACGACGTCCTCGGCGATCCGCTGCTCTGGCTGGACTGGATCGACCGGTACGGCGTGACCAACACCTGGGCGCCGAACTTCGCGTACAACCTGGTCAACGAGTGCGCCGAGGAGATCGGCCGGCGCGGCTGGGACCTGTCGCGGATGCGGGAGTTCGTCAACGCGGGCGAACCCGTGGTCGCCGCCACCAGCCACCGCTTCCTGGAACTGCTCGCCCCGCACGGGCTGCGGGCCGACGCGATGGTGCCGTGCTGGGGGATGTCGGAGACCTGCTCGGGCGTCACGTACACACGGCAGAGCCGGGACGACCGAGAGCTGGGGACGGCCGTCGTCTCGCAGGCCTCGCTCGACGGGGATCTGGTCTACCGGACGTCGGGCCGCAAGGGCGCCGACGCCGTCGCGTTCACCGAGGTCGGCGGCCCCGTCCCCGGTGTCACCATCCGCGTCGTCGACGACCAGGGGCGGACGCTGCCGCGGGACCGGGTCGGGGAGCTGCAGATCCGCGGTGTGACGATGCTGCGGCACTACCACGGCAACGCGGAGGCCAACCGGGAGGCGTTCACCGAGGACGGCTGGTTCCGGACCGGTGACCTCGCCTTCGTGCGCGACGGGTCGCTGGTGATCGCCGGGCGGAAGAAGGACCAGATCATCGTGCGGGGCGCCAACTTCGTCGCGCACGAGCTGGAGAGCGTCGTCGAGCAGGTCGAGGGTGTGCGTGTCACGTTCTCGGCGGCGGCCGGGGTGCGTGAACCGGGCGAGGGGTCCGACCGGCTGGTGATCTTCTTCGTGCCGACGCGGTGGGACGCCGAGACGCTCGCGCGGACCTTCCAGGACGTACGGGCCGCGCTGGTACGGGAGGCCGGGATCGCCCCGGACGTGGTCGTGCCCGTCACGGACGCCGAGTTCCCGAAGACGGCGAGCGGGAAGATCCAGCGGGCCGCGCTCGTCGCCGACCTGCGGGCCGGCCGGTTCGCCGACCGCATCGCCGACGAGGAGGACACGGAGGAGTCCGGCACGTGGTTCTTCCGGCGGCAGTGGTCGCGGCTGCCCGCGGCCCAGGCCCCGGCCGACAGCGGGTCCTCCCGGCTCGTGTTCTCCGCCGACTGCGGTACGCGGGTCGTGTTCGCCGAGGAGGGACAGCTCGCCGCACTCGGGCTCGACGACGAGCCCGCGGTGGTCGTCGGCAGGGGCCGGTCCTTCGCCGAGGTGGACCTCGACCGGTACCGGGTCGCGCCCGGAGACCCCGAGGACCTGCGGCGCGTCCTCACCGACGTCACCGCGCACTACGGGCCCATCGACTCGGTGGTGTTCGCCTGGCCGCTGGACGGCAAGGACGCCGAGCCCGCCGCCCGGCTCACCGCCCTCAGCACGCAACTCGCCGCGCTGACGGGCGTACTGGACGAGTTCGGCGCCCCGCTGCTGCTCGTCCTCACCGAGGGCGCGGTCCATGTGCGGCCCGGCGACCGCGTCGACCTCGGCGTGTGCGCCCTGCCGGGGCTGGTCCGTACGGCGGCCGCCGAGAACCCGCTGATCACCGTGCGCCAGCTCGATCTGCCCGCCGACCGCGCGCAGTGGCCGCGTGCGGTGCGTACCGAACTCGCCGACCCGACCCACGCCGGAGTGGTCGCCGCCCGCGAGGGGCTGCGCTGGCAGCCCAGGCTGCGCGCGGTCCACGAGGAGACGGAGGCCCGGGCCGTGCCGCCGCTGGTGGCCGGCGGGCTGTACCTGGTCACCGGCGGTCTCGGCGGTATCGCGAGCGACCTCGCCGGGTATCTGCTGGCCGCCTACGGCGCCCGGCTGCTGCTGGTGGGCCGGTCGCCCGCCGAGGGCGACAGGGCGGCCCGGCTGAAGGACCTCACCGAACTCGGCGAGGTCACCTACCGGCAGGCCGACATCACCGACCGGCAGCAGCTGGAGTCCGTGGTGGCCGCCGCCGAGCAGCGCTGGGGGCGCCCGCTGGACGGCGTACTGCACCTGGCCGCCGCCGATGTCTCGGAGCAGTGGAAGAACCTCGAACGGCACACGCTGGCCCGGGAGTCCGAGGACGGCTTCCGCGCCCAGTACGCGGCCAAGGTCGCGGGCAGCCTCGCCCTCGCGGACGTCCTGGAGAGCCGGCCGGAGGCCTCGCTGGTCCTCTTCGGATCGGTCAACGGCGAGTTCGGCGGCCACTCCTTCGGCGCCTACTCCGCCGCCAACGCCTTCCTCGTGGGCTTCGCCGACCACTGGCACCACGAGCGTGGCCGGGACGTGCGCTGCCTGGCCTGGAGCATGTGGGACGACATCGGCATGAGCCAGGGCCGCTCCACGGCACCCGCCCGCCTGCGCGGCTTCCGCGCGATCGACGCGGAGCGGGGCCTGCGCTGCTTCCTCACGGCCACGGCACTGCCGTACCCGTACCAGCTCATCGGCCTCGACGCGCGGAACCCGGTGATCGTGGGCGAGCTGGCGCCGGACGAGCTGAGCGTGCGCGAGGTGCTCGTGGCCTACACCTCGGACGGTGCCGACCCGGCCGCCGTCCACGCGGCGCTCGCGCCGGCCCTGGCCGAACTCCCCGTCCCGGTACGGCTGATGGAGGTCACCCGCATCCCCAAGGACGGCAGCGGGGCCATCGACACGACCCAACTGCTGCTCGACATGGCGCCACGCCGGGCGGCCCTCGGCAGGCGCAGGCACACCGCGCCGGAAGGAGAGCTGGAGCAGCGGATCGCCGCGATCTGGTCCGACGTCCTCGGGCAGAAGACCGTCGGCCGCGACGAGTCCTTCTTCGACCTCGGCGGCAACTCCCTGCGCGCCACCCGCCTGCTGGCCCGCGTCGGCTCCGAACTCGCCGTCCGGCTGAGCACGCACGAGCTGTACGAGAGTCCGACGGTCGAGGGCATGGCGGCGAGGGTGGCGGCGGGAGCGCCGACAGCCGCGGGAGCCGGCCAGTGA
- a CDS encoding ParB/RepB/Spo0J family partition protein, whose protein sequence is MNVSGAHAETTDRREGPRPGLRLAVAAGIEAPPSGAAHTEDRSGPSGDRSGPVGDRSRARRTAVVDIDSLRASDSPRLGGENGDHARMLAEQEEPLPPVLVHHPSMRVIDGMHRLAAARLRGTTTIEVEYFDGDEGEVFALSVELNIAHGLPLSQADRAAAAERILTTHPYWSDRRVATNAGLAPSTVASIRRRSTGRSDQLNAPRVGRDGRVRPLQATEGRLRASQVIAANPTASLREIAARAGIATATAKDVRDRIRRGQDPVPQAQPVKPRVAPREEPGRGAGGRDTSHMSAAAIGLILPNLRKDPSLRTEAGRMLLQMLGMHSIGDEARWRRLAQSVPGHRAPVLAQAARRCADHWLRLANELEMRRG, encoded by the coding sequence ATGAACGTCTCAGGCGCTCACGCCGAAACCACTGACCGCCGGGAGGGGCCCAGGCCGGGGCTGCGTCTGGCCGTCGCGGCGGGCATCGAGGCGCCGCCCTCCGGCGCCGCACACACCGAGGACCGGAGTGGTCCGTCCGGCGACCGGAGCGGTCCGGTCGGCGACCGGAGCCGGGCGCGGCGGACCGCGGTCGTGGACATCGACTCGCTCCGCGCGTCCGACTCACCGCGCCTCGGCGGCGAGAACGGCGACCATGCGCGGATGCTCGCCGAGCAGGAGGAGCCGCTGCCGCCGGTCCTGGTGCATCACCCGTCGATGCGGGTCATCGACGGTATGCACCGGCTCGCCGCGGCCCGGCTGCGCGGGACCACGACCATCGAGGTCGAGTACTTCGACGGCGACGAGGGCGAGGTCTTCGCTCTGTCCGTCGAACTGAACATCGCACACGGCCTCCCGCTGTCCCAGGCCGACCGCGCGGCCGCCGCCGAGCGCATCCTCACAACCCACCCCTACTGGTCCGACCGCCGCGTCGCCACCAACGCGGGGCTCGCGCCCAGCACGGTCGCGTCGATCCGACGCCGTTCAACGGGCCGAAGCGACCAGTTGAACGCTCCCCGGGTCGGGCGGGACGGCCGGGTACGGCCGTTGCAGGCGACCGAGGGCAGGCTGCGGGCCAGCCAGGTCATCGCCGCGAACCCGACCGCGTCGCTCCGCGAGATCGCCGCGCGGGCCGGGATCGCCACCGCCACGGCCAAGGATGTCCGGGACCGAATACGCAGGGGGCAGGACCCCGTTCCCCAGGCTCAGCCGGTCAAGCCGCGCGTCGCTCCGCGGGAGGAGCCGGGGCGGGGGGCCGGCGGCCGGGACACCTCGCACATGTCGGCGGCGGCCATCGGGCTGATCCTGCCGAACCTTCGCAAGGATCCGTCGCTGCGGACGGAGGCGGGGCGGATGTTGTTGCAGATGCTCGGCATGCACTCGATCGGGGACGAGGCGAGGTGGCGGCGGCTCGCGCAGAGTGTCCCGGGGCATCGGGCGCCGGTGCTGGCGCAGGCAGCGAGGCGTTGTGCGGACCATTGGCTGCGGTTGGCCAACGAGCTGGAGATGCGGCGGGGTTGA